A genomic stretch from Petrimonas mucosa includes:
- the coaA gene encoding type I pantothenate kinase: MIFKPYEVTYSPFRSFTRQEWSMLEDHPQFPIAGIDLTRLQALNEPLTMEEVEMIYIPLIRLLQIHITHYRNLHHEREDFFRNPSQTIPYIIGIAGSVAVGKSTTARVLQKLLSMLPEKPKVELITTDGFLYPNAELERRGILNKKGFPESYDAKSLLAFLAGVKSGKELLEAPVYSHLYYDIIPGKTQLITKPDILIVEGVNVLQVSLDRKPRRRVFVSDFFDFSIFVDAAEKDIRQWYLERFKTLQKTAFTDPNSYFHKYASYSDEELLRFANEVWEEINLPNLERNILPTRFRADLILEKSEHHCVRGVRIRKI, translated from the coding sequence ATGATTTTTAAGCCTTACGAAGTGACCTACTCGCCGTTCCGGAGCTTCACTCGACAGGAGTGGAGCATGCTCGAAGATCATCCACAATTTCCGATAGCAGGGATCGACCTGACACGGCTGCAGGCACTCAATGAGCCGCTCACCATGGAGGAGGTGGAGATGATCTACATCCCCCTGATCCGGCTGCTGCAGATCCATATCACCCATTACCGGAACCTGCACCACGAACGGGAGGATTTCTTCAGGAACCCAAGCCAGACCATACCCTATATCATTGGCATAGCAGGAAGCGTGGCAGTGGGCAAGAGCACCACTGCCCGCGTACTGCAGAAACTCCTGTCGATGCTACCCGAAAAACCGAAGGTGGAGCTGATCACTACCGACGGCTTCCTCTATCCGAACGCCGAACTCGAAAGGCGGGGGATCCTGAACAAGAAGGGATTTCCGGAAAGTTATGACGCCAAAAGTCTCCTCGCCTTCCTGGCCGGCGTGAAGTCGGGCAAGGAGCTGCTGGAAGCGCCCGTCTACTCGCACCTCTACTACGACATCATACCCGGCAAGACACAACTGATTACGAAACCCGACATCCTGATCGTGGAGGGGGTCAACGTGCTGCAGGTGTCGCTGGACAGAAAACCCCGCAGAAGGGTCTTTGTCTCCGATTTCTTTGATTTTTCAATTTTTGTGGATGCAGCGGAAAAGGATATCCGCCAATGGTACCTCGAAAGGTTCAAAACATTACAGAAAACCGCATTTACCGACCCCAACTCCTATTTCCATAAATATGCTTCATACAGCGACGAGGAGCTGCTGAGGTTTGCCAATGAGGTGTGGGAGGAGATCAACCTGCCCAACCTGGAGCGGAATATTCTGCCCACCCGGTTCCGGGCCGATCTGATTCTGGAAAAGAGCGAGCACCACTGTGTACGGGGGGTGCGGATCCGGAAGATCTGA
- a CDS encoding HIT family protein — MATIFSRIIAGEIPSYKIAENDRFFAFLDINPMAKGHTLVVPKQETDYIFDLDDELLSGMILFSKQVASAIQAAIPCNRVGVMVIGMEVPHAHIHLIPLQREGDMNLSNPRVKLTQEEFEEIARKIASQLR, encoded by the coding sequence ATGGCAACCATTTTCAGCCGCATCATCGCCGGCGAGATCCCGTCGTACAAGATAGCCGAAAACGACAGGTTCTTTGCCTTTCTCGACATCAACCCCATGGCGAAGGGGCATACGTTGGTGGTCCCGAAGCAGGAGACCGACTACATCTTCGACCTCGACGACGAGCTGCTGTCGGGTATGATCCTCTTTTCGAAGCAGGTGGCGAGTGCCATCCAGGCGGCCATTCCATGCAACCGTGTGGGCGTGATGGTCATCGGCATGGAGGTGCCCCACGCGCATATTCACCTGATACCCCTTCAGCGGGAGGGTGACATGAACCTCTCCAACCCTCGGGTCAAGCTCACCCAAGAGGAGTTTGAAGAGATAGCCCGGAAGATCGCCAGTCAGCTGCGGTAA
- the greA gene encoding transcription elongation factor GreA, with amino-acid sequence MTITYMTEEGLRKLKEELVHLESVQRPEISRQIAEARDKGDLSENAEYDAAKEAQGILEGKIAQLKSLIASARIIDESSISTDEIQIMNKVTIKNLKTKKDMTYTLVSESEADLKSGKISVNTPIAQGLLGKKVGDKVDIQVPSGTLSFEVLDISI; translated from the coding sequence ATGACAATTACCTATATGACCGAAGAAGGTCTTCGAAAACTGAAAGAAGAGCTCGTACATCTGGAATCTGTGCAGAGGCCGGAGATTTCGCGTCAGATTGCTGAAGCCCGCGACAAGGGCGATTTATCGGAAAACGCTGAGTACGATGCAGCGAAAGAGGCTCAGGGTATACTTGAAGGAAAGATCGCGCAGCTAAAAAGTCTGATCGCGTCGGCCCGGATCATCGACGAGAGCTCCATCAGCACCGATGAGATCCAGATCATGAACAAGGTGACCATCAAGAACCTGAAGACGAAGAAGGACATGACCTACACCCTGGTGTCGGAGAGCGAGGCCGATCTGAAGAGCGGCAAAATCTCCGTCAACACGCCCATTGCACAAGGTTTGCTGGGGAAGAAGGTGGGAGACAAGGTAGATATCCAGGTGCCGTCGGGCACATTGAGTTTCGAAGTGTTGGACATCTCAATCTGA
- a CDS encoding TlpA disulfide reductase family protein, whose protein sequence is MKKYILLPALLLTVAFHYSCQRESRFIVKGEFSSAEEQTLYLEHRGLGGVELLDSVTLKGKGTFTFKQAAPENPEFYQLRIGSQVALFAVDSLETLQVKGDANDLAATFTVENSPVNDQIRRIDEQTRLVNEKLDDAERRHEAKKIDDLTYLEEVDTILKSYKSEISRLILGNPSSAAAYYAVFQKVRNYLIFDPYSKQDYAMFGAVATSWDRYYPGTQRTKHLYDFTMNALKTRKLQEKQAALLENASVVTGSALPDIVLSTINGEKRSLASQKGKVVVVDFTVYRSDFSPAHNIELNKLYTKYRSQGLEIYQISFDSDEHFWKNAASNLPWITVRDPQSVYSSLLSLYNVREIPTAFVFNREGDVVARVENYATLASEVAKLL, encoded by the coding sequence ATGAAAAAGTATATCTTGTTGCCCGCGCTGTTGTTGACAGTTGCCTTTCACTACTCCTGCCAGCGGGAGTCGCGGTTTATTGTAAAAGGGGAGTTCTCTTCGGCCGAAGAGCAGACCCTCTATCTCGAGCACCGCGGCCTGGGCGGCGTTGAACTGCTCGATTCGGTAACGCTTAAAGGGAAGGGCACATTCACCTTCAAGCAGGCGGCTCCCGAAAATCCCGAATTCTACCAGTTGCGGATAGGCAGCCAGGTGGCCCTCTTTGCCGTCGATTCGTTGGAGACCCTGCAGGTAAAGGGCGATGCCAACGACCTGGCGGCTACTTTCACTGTGGAGAACTCGCCGGTGAACGACCAGATCAGACGGATCGACGAACAGACCCGTCTCGTGAACGAAAAGCTCGATGATGCGGAGAGGCGGCACGAGGCCAAGAAGATCGACGACCTCACCTATCTGGAGGAGGTCGATACCATCCTCAAGAGCTACAAGTCGGAGATCTCCAGGCTCATTTTGGGTAACCCCTCAAGTGCGGCGGCCTACTATGCGGTCTTTCAGAAGGTGAGGAATTACCTTATCTTTGATCCCTACAGCAAGCAGGATTACGCCATGTTTGGTGCGGTGGCAACCTCGTGGGACCGCTACTATCCGGGCACCCAGCGTACAAAACATCTCTACGACTTCACCATGAATGCCCTGAAGACGCGGAAGCTGCAGGAGAAGCAGGCCGCCCTGCTGGAGAATGCTTCGGTGGTTACCGGATCTGCATTGCCAGATATCGTTCTCTCCACTATCAACGGTGAGAAGAGGTCACTCGCCTCACAGAAGGGGAAGGTGGTTGTGGTCGACTTCACCGTCTACCGGTCCGATTTCTCGCCGGCACACAACATCGAACTGAACAAGCTCTACACGAAATACAGGTCACAGGGTCTGGAGATCTACCAGATATCGTTCGATTCGGACGAGCATTTCTGGAAAAACGCGGCAAGCAACCTGCCCTGGATCACGGTACGCGACCCGCAAAGCGTCTACTCCAGCCTGCTTTCGCTCTACAACGTGCGCGAGATACCTACCGCTTTCGTATTCAACCGCGAGGGCGATGTGGTGGCACGTGTGGAGAACTATGCCACCCTGGCAAGTGAAGTGGCGAAACTGTTATAA
- the hpt gene encoding hypoxanthine phosphoribosyltransferase: protein MNEIVTIKDKQFEKFIEFGQIQAAIRRIAGEIDRDLRDKDPIFIAVLNGAFMFAGELMKEVTVPCEITFVRLASYQGTTTTNKVQEVLGLNESIENRTVVVVEDIVDSGNTMVALKKELNKFNPKEIKIATLLLKPDALKQELELDYVALEIPNDFIVGYGLDYDGYGRNLKDIYKIKP from the coding sequence ATGAATGAAATTGTAACCATCAAGGATAAGCAGTTTGAAAAGTTCATCGAATTCGGGCAGATTCAAGCCGCTATCCGCCGGATTGCCGGAGAGATCGACCGCGATCTTCGCGACAAGGATCCGATTTTTATTGCCGTGCTGAACGGCGCCTTTATGTTTGCAGGGGAACTGATGAAAGAGGTCACTGTTCCCTGCGAGATTACATTTGTCCGCCTGGCTTCCTACCAGGGGACAACCACAACCAACAAGGTCCAGGAGGTGCTGGGCCTGAACGAGAGTATCGAAAACCGTACGGTAGTTGTGGTGGAGGACATCGTGGACTCCGGAAACACGATGGTGGCCCTCAAGAAGGAGCTCAACAAATTCAACCCCAAAGAGATAAAAATAGCTACGCTGCTGCTGAAACCGGATGCATTGAAACAGGAGCTGGAGCTGGACTATGTGGCACTGGAGATTCCCAACGATTTCATCGTGGGCTACGGATTGGACTACGACGGTTACGGCCGGAATCTGAAGGATATCTACAAGATCAAGCCCTGA
- a CDS encoding energy transducer TonB, translated as MNDEVKKSPKANIDALKLTSILMGMVVGISVLFFAFEWSSKTKKLDESIIVQDVLAEEEIEITRRDPAPPPPPPPPAPETPEIIQVVEEKVETRIEINTEDDASKRQMETFVPPPPPKPKVEEVTEEIFVVVEEQPEFPGGNAAMMKFLSDNIKYPVIAQENGIQGRVITNFVVERDGSITDVQVVRGVDPSLDKEAVRVIQSMPKWKPGKQRGSAVRVRFTLPVVFRLQQ; from the coding sequence ATGAATGATGAAGTAAAAAAATCACCCAAAGCGAATATTGACGCACTCAAGCTGACTTCCATCCTGATGGGTATGGTGGTAGGCATCTCGGTGCTATTTTTCGCCTTTGAATGGTCTTCCAAAACCAAGAAACTGGACGAGAGCATTATCGTTCAGGATGTTCTGGCCGAGGAAGAGATTGAAATCACTCGTCGCGATCCGGCTCCACCACCACCGCCACCACCACCGGCACCGGAAACTCCGGAAATCATCCAGGTAGTGGAAGAGAAAGTGGAAACAAGAATCGAGATCAACACCGAGGATGATGCGAGCAAGAGACAGATGGAGACCTTTGTTCCACCCCCACCCCCAAAACCTAAAGTTGAAGAGGTTACCGAAGAGATCTTCGTCGTGGTGGAGGAACAACCCGAGTTCCCCGGTGGAAATGCAGCCATGATGAAGTTCCTGAGCGACAACATCAAGTATCCGGTCATTGCACAGGAAAACGGTATCCAGGGACGCGTCATCACCAACTTCGTGGTTGAGAGAGACGGAAGCATCACCGACGTTCAAGTGGTCCGCGGAGTTGACCCGTCGCTCGACAAGGAGGCTGTCCGCGTGATCCAGTCGATGCCGAAATGGAAACCCGGCAAGCAACGTGGTTCTGCCGTACGTGTACGATTCACACTGCCCGTTGTGTTCCGCCTACAGCAATAA
- a CDS encoding polyprenyl synthetase family protein, with translation MLHSAETLSKRIDEAIRQIPFDLKPATLFDPIRYALSVGGKRIRPLLVLMATDLFGKELESSLGPAIGIEIFHNFTLLHDDLMDNSDIRRGKPTVHRKYGTNSAILSGDAMLIESYRYMATAPPAILPELLALFTKTAMEVCQGQQLDMDFEKRSDVTESEYLEMIRLKTAVLLGCALKMGAMIGGATSQDAELLYDFGINIGLAFQLKDDLLDVYGDPRTFGKNIGGDIVCNKKTYLLIKALKTSRGSQHEELQRWIAATQFDREEKIASVKNIYNDLNLRDISENLIEKYYLAALDALSSILISDERKKELVSLAENLMYRVK, from the coding sequence ATGTTACACAGTGCCGAAACATTGAGCAAGAGGATCGACGAAGCGATCCGGCAGATCCCGTTCGACTTGAAACCCGCCACCCTTTTCGATCCCATCCGCTATGCCCTGTCGGTGGGAGGAAAGAGGATACGCCCCTTGCTGGTACTGATGGCCACCGACCTCTTTGGCAAGGAGCTGGAATCCTCACTCGGACCGGCTATCGGGATCGAGATCTTCCATAACTTCACCCTGCTGCACGACGACCTGATGGACAATTCCGACATACGCAGGGGCAAACCCACCGTCCACAGGAAATATGGAACCAACAGCGCCATCCTCTCGGGTGATGCCATGCTGATTGAATCGTACCGCTACATGGCCACCGCACCTCCGGCTATCCTGCCCGAACTGCTGGCACTTTTCACAAAAACGGCAATGGAGGTGTGCCAGGGACAACAGCTCGACATGGACTTCGAAAAACGGTCTGACGTCACCGAATCGGAGTACCTGGAGATGATCAGATTGAAGACTGCCGTCCTGCTGGGCTGCGCGCTGAAGATGGGCGCCATGATAGGCGGAGCCACATCGCAGGATGCTGAACTGCTCTACGATTTCGGCATCAATATCGGGCTGGCCTTCCAGCTGAAAGATGATCTGCTGGACGTTTATGGTGATCCACGGACTTTCGGCAAGAATATTGGCGGGGATATTGTCTGCAACAAAAAGACCTACCTGCTGATAAAAGCGTTGAAAACCTCCCGAGGCAGCCAGCATGAGGAGTTGCAGAGATGGATTGCCGCCACCCAATTCGACAGGGAGGAAAAGATAGCATCCGTTAAAAATATTTACAATGATTTAAATCTTCGGGACATTTCGGAGAATCTCATCGAAAAATATTATCTTGCGGCATTGGATGCCCTCTCATCGATTCTCATATCTGACGAGAGAAAAAAAGAACTGGTTTCCCTGGCAGAAAACCTGATGTACAGAGTAAAATAA
- a CDS encoding TatD family hydrolase has protein sequence MSIVDTHAHLYLDAFEDDLDEVVARAGAVGVEKVLLPNIDETTIQPLRSSVDRYPSFFLPMMGLHPTNVGEEWEEQLEIIRKELERPGYVAIGEIGIDLYWDKSTKQRQVAAFERQLEWSIEKGLPVAIHSREAIPEVIQSIRNVGERELFGVFHSFGGTVAELEAILELGNFLIGINGVVTFKKSGLPETLKGCGVEKIILETDSPYLAPTPYRGKRNEPSYLTEVIRQLAAIYGKEAEEIASITRENAFKLFGLNSLK, from the coding sequence ATGAGCATTGTTGACACGCACGCACACCTCTATCTCGATGCCTTTGAAGATGATCTTGACGAAGTGGTGGCGAGAGCCGGGGCAGTTGGCGTGGAAAAGGTACTGCTGCCCAATATCGACGAAACAACCATACAGCCATTGAGGAGCAGCGTCGACCGTTACCCGTCGTTTTTTCTACCGATGATGGGGCTTCACCCTACAAACGTCGGGGAGGAGTGGGAAGAGCAGCTGGAGATTATCCGGAAAGAGCTGGAGCGTCCGGGTTATGTCGCCATTGGGGAGATAGGTATCGACCTCTATTGGGATAAAAGCACGAAGCAGCGTCAGGTGGCCGCTTTTGAACGTCAACTTGAATGGAGCATCGAAAAAGGGTTACCGGTAGCCATCCATTCCCGGGAGGCGATACCCGAGGTGATCCAGTCGATCAGAAACGTTGGGGAGAGGGAACTTTTCGGCGTTTTCCACAGCTTCGGCGGAACCGTTGCAGAACTGGAGGCGATTCTGGAGCTCGGCAATTTTCTCATCGGCATCAACGGCGTGGTCACCTTCAAGAAATCGGGGTTACCTGAAACATTGAAGGGATGCGGAGTGGAAAAAATCATCCTGGAAACCGATTCACCCTACCTTGCTCCAACGCCTTACCGGGGCAAACGCAACGAACCCTCATATCTGACGGAGGTGATACGGCAACTGGCGGCCATATACGGGAAAGAGGCAGAGGAGATTGCGTCAATCACCAGGGAGAACGCATTCAAGTTGTTTGGCTTGAATTCTTTAAAATAG
- a CDS encoding MotA/TolQ/ExbB proton channel family protein has protein sequence MKKLFAILAIFGLMSVGLPTILSAQDAPAEPAVEETAPAAVTVAETDGGGFHQALKTKFIEGGAGFMALIAICLILGLSFALERIIYLSLADVNPKALLSGVGEALDRGDIEAAKDIARNTRGPIASIAYQGLLRLDQGPDAVERAIVSYGGVQSGLLEKNLSWITLFIALAPSLGFLGTVVGMVQAFDDIQRAGDMSPTIVAGGMKVALITTVGGLIVALILQVFYNYILSKLEGILNKMEDASITLLDQVVKYNVKYKKL, from the coding sequence ATGAAAAAGTTATTTGCAATTTTAGCAATCTTCGGCCTTATGTCTGTAGGATTGCCGACAATTCTTTCAGCTCAAGACGCTCCCGCTGAACCGGCAGTAGAAGAAACAGCTCCAGCAGCAGTGACGGTTGCCGAAACTGATGGAGGTGGATTTCACCAGGCACTTAAAACCAAATTTATTGAAGGTGGTGCAGGATTTATGGCCTTGATCGCAATCTGTTTGATTCTGGGTCTCTCGTTTGCTCTGGAAAGAATTATTTACCTCAGTTTGGCAGACGTTAATCCAAAGGCATTGTTGAGTGGGGTTGGTGAAGCTCTCGACAGAGGAGACATCGAAGCTGCAAAAGACATTGCCCGCAACACCCGCGGCCCGATCGCCTCAATTGCATACCAGGGATTGCTCCGTCTGGACCAGGGACCCGATGCAGTAGAACGAGCCATCGTCTCTTACGGAGGTGTGCAGAGTGGATTACTGGAAAAGAATCTCTCCTGGATTACCCTCTTTATCGCCCTTGCTCCCTCGCTTGGATTCTTGGGAACAGTAGTAGGTATGGTTCAGGCTTTCGATGATATCCAACGTGCAGGAGACATGAGCCCGACAATCGTTGCCGGTGGTATGAAGGTTGCTCTTATCACCACTGTAGGAGGTCTTATCGTTGCTCTTATTCTCCAGGTATTCTACAACTACATCCTTTCTAAACTGGAAGGCATACTCAACAAAATGGAGGATGCTTCCATCACCCTGCTCGACCAGGTAGTAAAATACAACGTTAAATATAAAAAATTATAA
- a CDS encoding biopolymer transporter ExbD, whose product MSKKKRKVPALNASSMADISFLLLTFFLLVSSMDTDSGLARRLPPPPQDEDHQQTVDVQRRNLLVVLVNSKDETMVTSQVETEWYQNENELLGKGSKVSLKDKVKEFVLNTNNNPLLPELMEEDFGAPIGTVPVTGDHVISLQNDATTSYKTYISVQNELVKAYNELRQEAARKYFNMDYENLTEDQKNQINKLYPQRISEAEPKNFMGGN is encoded by the coding sequence ATGTCTAAGAAAAAGAGAAAAGTTCCTGCACTGAATGCAAGTTCAATGGCGGACATTTCGTTTCTTTTGCTTACCTTCTTCCTGCTTGTTTCGAGTATGGATACCGACAGCGGGCTGGCAAGACGTTTGCCGCCACCGCCGCAAGATGAAGACCATCAACAGACGGTCGACGTGCAGCGGCGTAACCTGCTGGTGGTTCTGGTGAACTCCAAAGATGAGACGATGGTTACATCGCAGGTTGAGACAGAATGGTATCAAAATGAGAACGAACTGCTCGGCAAGGGGAGTAAAGTAAGTCTGAAGGATAAAGTGAAAGAGTTTGTATTGAATACTAACAATAATCCGTTGTTGCCCGAACTGATGGAGGAGGATTTCGGTGCTCCCATCGGAACAGTACCGGTAACCGGAGACCACGTTATCTCGTTGCAGAACGACGCTACCACCAGCTATAAGACCTATATATCGGTACAGAATGAGCTGGTAAAGGCATACAATGAATTGCGTCAGGAGGCAGCAAGAAAGTATTTCAATATGGACTATGAAAATCTGACCGAAGATCAGAAGAATCAGATAAACAAGTTGTATCCGCAGAGAATTTCTGAGGCCGAACCGAAAAACTTTATGGGAGGGAATTAA
- a CDS encoding ExbD/TolR family protein codes for MGKFSKSGGREMPELNTASMPDLVFAILFFFMVTTTMRSEELMVRLKLPTATEIQKLEKKSLVTYINIGPAMDPKYGTGTQMQLNDKFAQVEDIQDYIAQEKSSLNEADQQLMTVSIKADEDTRMRYISDVKQALRKAYALKISYSARKSEN; via the coding sequence ATGGGAAAATTTAGTAAAAGCGGCGGGCGTGAAATGCCCGAATTGAACACAGCTTCAATGCCTGACTTGGTATTCGCCATCTTATTCTTCTTCATGGTTACGACCACCATGCGCTCCGAAGAGCTAATGGTAAGACTGAAATTGCCTACTGCCACGGAAATTCAGAAGCTGGAGAAAAAGTCGCTGGTGACCTACATCAATATTGGACCCGCCATGGATCCAAAATATGGTACGGGAACCCAGATGCAGTTGAACGACAAGTTCGCGCAGGTTGAAGATATCCAGGATTACATTGCCCAGGAAAAGTCGAGCCTGAACGAAGCCGATCAACAGTTGATGACGGTATCCATCAAAGCGGACGAAGATACCCGGATGCGCTATATCAGCGATGTGAAGCAAGCACTCCGAAAAGCATATGCGTTGAAGATCAGTTACTCGGCAAGAAAGTCTGAAAACTGA
- a CDS encoding IS110 family RNA-guided transposase has protein sequence MESQVSFNQVVSRGCGIDVHKKMLVATISGEGLNTETREFGTVTRSLTELKDWLLENRVTHVVMESTGVYWKPVYHVLEPSGLTVWIVNARHVKNVPGHKTDKQDSRWLCKLLLAGLLKPSYIPPREQRELRDLTRYRSKLVQDISSNKNRIIRILEDCNVKLSSVLSDTSGVTATRLIDKLCQGKEVTMGDIEEVYHKKIEATKEELFEACNGYITDHHIYLLGTIRGDNHHLESLIRDLDEKIKHALAPYENALERLREIPGLNRKSVEDLIAEIGLDMDVFPNENHLSSWVGVSPGNNESAGKKKTDAPPTGTSRPNPS, from the coding sequence ATGGAATCACAAGTGTCATTCAACCAGGTCGTCTCCCGGGGATGCGGGATTGACGTCCACAAGAAGATGTTAGTGGCCACCATAAGTGGCGAAGGACTTAATACGGAAACCCGTGAATTCGGGACCGTGACGCGCTCTTTGACAGAATTGAAAGACTGGTTATTGGAAAACAGGGTAACCCACGTTGTAATGGAGAGTACGGGAGTCTACTGGAAGCCTGTCTATCATGTCCTCGAACCCTCGGGATTGACGGTCTGGATAGTCAATGCCCGCCACGTGAAGAACGTCCCGGGGCATAAGACGGACAAGCAGGACAGCAGGTGGCTGTGCAAGTTATTGCTTGCCGGCTTGCTAAAACCCAGTTATATTCCCCCTCGTGAACAACGGGAGTTACGGGATTTGACGCGTTACCGGAGCAAACTGGTACAGGATATCTCCTCGAACAAGAACCGTATCATCCGCATCCTGGAAGACTGCAATGTGAAACTTTCGAGCGTGTTAAGCGATACCTCGGGAGTAACGGCAACCAGACTGATCGACAAGTTGTGTCAGGGGAAAGAAGTTACCATGGGCGATATTGAAGAGGTATACCACAAAAAGATAGAAGCCACCAAAGAGGAGCTTTTTGAAGCCTGTAACGGTTACATCACCGACCACCACATCTACCTGCTGGGCACTATCCGGGGGGACAACCACCACCTGGAGTCTCTCATACGGGATTTGGATGAAAAGATCAAACATGCCCTTGCCCCTTATGAGAATGCCCTGGAACGCCTGCGGGAGATCCCGGGATTGAACCGCAAGAGCGTGGAGGACCTTATCGCCGAGATCGGGCTGGATATGGATGTCTTCCCCAATGAGAATCATCTAAGCAGTTGGGTGGGCGTTTCACCGGGTAACAACGAGAGTGCCGGTAAAAAAAAAACGGACGCACCACCCACGGGAACAAGCAGGCCAAATCCATCCTGA